ATCAGGCCGACCCGGGTCTGATCGGCGGAGTGCTGATCACCGGATCTGTCACTGTGGTGGGCGAGGCCCGCACCCTGCTGGGTGCACCTGAGCCGGCATGAGTGAGACGGTGGGACAGATGAGCGACGACGGCACTGGGCCGGAGCGGAGAACCGGGCCGCAGCGGAAGCCGCCACGGCAGACCCGGGCGCAGCGTGAGTGGCGTCCGGGACAGGTCAAAGCCCCGCGCTCGGTCAAGACGCTGTTCGCCTCCACGGTGCTGTGCCTCGAGGCGGTGCTGATGTTCTTCTTCAGCCTCGCCGCCTGGGGACTGAACCAGAACGAGTCCTACGCGTGGTGGCTGCTGGGCGGTTCGCTCCTGCTCGGGCTGATCCTGATCCTGACCTGCGCGGTGCTGCAGCGACCCGGCGGCTACGTGTTCGGCTGGGTGCTGCAGTTCGTGATGCTCTTCGGATTCATCTCAGTCGCGCTGCTGACCAGCGAGGGTCTGATCGTGCCGCTCGCGGCGCTGCCCGGCGTGGCCTTCATGGCCTGCTGGTGGTACGCAGTGACCAAGGGGGAACAGCTCGACGACGAAAAGATGCAGAGATTCCAGGCAGAAGAAGCCCTGGCTCAAGACGCTACTAGTGAGGAGAACAACGATGACTGAACGTACCCTGATCCTGGTGAAGCCCGACGGTGTCCAGCGTGGACTGACCGGTGAGATCCTGCGCCGTGTGGAGGCCAAGGGCTACCGCATCGCCGCGCTGCAGCAGCTCGACGCGAGCACTGAGAAGCTGGCGAAGCACTACGCGGAGCATGAGGGCAAACCCTTCTACCAGCCGCTGGTGGACTTCATGCTCTCCGGTCCCGTGGTCGCCGCGGTGCTGGAGGGTGACCGCGTCATCGAAGGCTTCCGCTCGCTGGCGGGCAGCACCGAGCCGACGACGGCGGCGCCGGGCACCATCCGCGGTGACCTCGGCCGAGACTGGGGCGAGAAGGTCCAGAAGAACCTGGTCCATGGCTCCGATTCGGTGGAGTCAGCCGAGCGGGAGATCGACATCTGGTTCAGCTGAACCCTCGCGGCGCTCTGAGCGCGCATGACTGAGGCCCGGGACGAGACGTCCCGGGCCTCCGTCATGTCCGGCCCCAGCAGAGCTCTTACCGAGCAGACGCTCCGCTCAGCGCATGCTGTTGGTGCCAGCCTTCTTGGGCCGCGAGCCGTCGGTGAAGTCGACCTGGATCGGGTTCAGCTGCAACCGGGTGCGCTCGTAGACCACCTTGGCCGAGCGCAGACGATCATTGGACTTGTGGGCCGTGTACTCCTCGTACTGCTGGCAGACCCACTGCGGGTCTCCGTCAGCAAGCAGCTCTCCCTGTTCGATCCAAATCACGCGGGTGCACATCTGCTTGATGGTGCCCAGCGAGTGGGAGACAAGGAAGACGCAGCCTGCCTGCGCCCGGACCTCATCCAGGCGCTTCTTCGTGCGGGCGCGGAACTGGGCGTCACCGGTGTTCAGCGCCTCATCGATCAGCAGGATGTCCGGGTCCACCGAGGTGGCGATGGCGAACTGGAGACGAGATGCCATGCCGGAGGAGTAGGTCTTCAACGGCATGTCCAGCGCATCGGAGAGCCCCGAGATCTCCACGATCTGGTCGTACTTCGCGTCGGCCTGCTCGGGGGAGAGGCCCATGGCGAGGCACCCGAGGCGGATGTTCTCCTTGCCGGAGATGTCTTTGACCAGGGCCGCATTGACGCCGAGCATCACCGGGGTGGAGCTCGCGTAGACCTCGCCACT
The nucleotide sequence above comes from Nesterenkonia halotolerans. Encoded proteins:
- a CDS encoding DUF4233 domain-containing protein; amino-acid sequence: MSETVGQMSDDGTGPERRTGPQRKPPRQTRAQREWRPGQVKAPRSVKTLFASTVLCLEAVLMFFFSLAAWGLNQNESYAWWLLGGSLLLGLILILTCAVLQRPGGYVFGWVLQFVMLFGFISVALLTSEGLIVPLAALPGVAFMACWWYAVTKGEQLDDEKMQRFQAEEALAQDATSEENNDD
- the ndk gene encoding nucleoside-diphosphate kinase, which translates into the protein MTERTLILVKPDGVQRGLTGEILRRVEAKGYRIAALQQLDASTEKLAKHYAEHEGKPFYQPLVDFMLSGPVVAAVLEGDRVIEGFRSLAGSTEPTTAAPGTIRGDLGRDWGEKVQKNLVHGSDSVESAEREIDIWFS
- a CDS encoding ABC transporter ATP-binding protein produces the protein MSTSTPYVPRRVSRNSESELIAQDLAIEFDDHDFSEDGSWDEYPLTQQSPVVRTVDPKNVCLVVDDASMTYRVRSSNEYRHSQGRFTRAVKRVTGAGWTEVPALSNLSFIVNRGESVGVIGTNGSGKSTLIKLLTGKVRPTSGEVYASSTPVMLGVNAALVKDISGKENIRLGCLAMGLSPEQADAKYDQIVEISGLSDALDMPLKTYSSGMASRLQFAIATSVDPDILLIDEALNTGDAQFRARTKKRLDEVRAQAGCVFLVSHSLGTIKQMCTRVIWIEQGELLADGDPQWVCQQYEEYTAHKSNDRLRSAKVVYERTRLQLNPIQVDFTDGSRPKKAGTNSMR